The following proteins are encoded in a genomic region of Brachypodium distachyon strain Bd21 chromosome 1, Brachypodium_distachyon_v3.0, whole genome shotgun sequence:
- the LOC104583394 gene encoding uncharacterized protein LOC104583394: MGTPGKSRKQESTGWIMMQYSLEGAHQNPHKVINTVYKSSHAKTWVEARSYAIAGADQEDIEISVDAPVPAPAVSKASGARFRATAVQKGKAALAVAAVSRDGEKADATQLSLTRGIPIDLLLQAARKAVHCVDYKEAVQIKEFEAAKLIYHTSMTELGLDSTILSGSLIQLDLLIQHVAMTKELTPNGRDHLVCLAEGMSGTIFSEYLNELPTRGRQAFNALERLGVDVQEALQMPSKGMKISPLVIPDGEAKDFALEFLLSAAALVAAGNKRPIPASFTAASSSGVKRLRQERTETTSPIATLEEAQRHLMPDEYPVDGGDKAEDYTEMYANMLRDKITPIGGGGGGGADGFVVAIPEGEGYPAGFFYMPGVADNLEEPVGAHGFPGGVVALAPHMAEPPSAPCRFPEESDLHQFALKDSACRSLVGAEDSAPGTAFRYYDDFSANNGTGGSTDYPNGGAAGSNGLAAGGGERQVHDLPMDIDGLSDLEDIDMFDIDEYLAMPEF, encoded by the exons ATGGGAACGCCTGGAAAGAGTCGTAAACAAGAAAGCACAGGCTGGATCATGATGCAGTACTCGCTCGAGGGAGCCCATCAGAATCCTCATAAGGTTATCAACACGGTATACAAGTCCAGTCATGCAAAAACATGGGTGGAAGCAAGAAGCTATGCGATTGCCGGCGCAGATCAGGAAGACATAGAGATCAGTGTAGATGCGCCCGTGCCAGCACCAGCTGTCTCCAAGGCGAGCGGTGCTCGGTTTAGGGCTACGGCTGTGCAGAAGGGCAAGGCCGCTCTGGCTGTGGCGGCGGTTTCGCGGGACGGGGAGAAGGCTGATGCTACTCAACTCAGCCTCACTCGTGGCATCCCCATTGACTTACTCCTGCAG GCAGCAAGGAAGGCGGTGCACTGCGTCGACTACAAAGAAGCTGTTCAGATCAAAGAATTCGAGGCCGCTAAACTGATTTATCACAC GTCCATGACTGAGCTTGGGTTGGATAGTACCATTCTTTCAG GTTCATTGATTCAGTTGGACCTGCTTATTCAACACGTGGCAATGACAAAAGAGTTGACTCCTAACGGGCGAGACCACCTTGTATGCTTGGCCGAAGGCATGTCAGGAACAATTTTTTCTGAATATCTAAACGAACTTCCGACAAGAGGACGCCAG GCATTTAATGCTCTAGAGAGGCTTGGTGTCGATGTGCAAGAGGCTTTGCAAATGCCTTCCAAG GGAATGAAGATCTCACCGCTGGTGATCCCTGACGGTGAGGCAAAAGACTTTGCACTGGAGTTCCTGCTATCGGCAGCAGCACTCGTAGCGGCGGGGAATAAGCGCCCCATCCCAGCGAGCTTTACCGCGGCGTCCAGCTCCGGCGTGAAGAGACTGCGTCAGGAAAGGACAGAGACCACGTCCCCCATTGCTACTCTTGAGGAAGCCCAGCGCCATTTAATGCCCGACGAGTATCCCGTCGACGGAGGCGACAAGGCCGAGGATTACACCGAAATGTACGCCAATATGCTGCGCGACAAAATTACGcccatcggcggcggcggcggcggcggcgcagatgGGTTCGTCGTCGCCATACCTGAAGGCGAAGGTTACCCGGCCGGATTTTTCTATATGCCAGGTGTTGCCGACAACCTGGAAGAACCCGTTGGAGCCCACGGGTTTCCCGGCGGTGTTGTAGCTCTAGCTCCTCACATGGCGGAGCCCCCCAGTGCTCCTTGCCGTTTTCCGGAGGAAAGTGACCTGCACCAGTTCGCTCTCAAGGACAGCGCGTGCAGATCTCTCGTCGGAGCCGAGGATTCGGCCCCTGGTACTGCATTTCGCTACTACGACGACTTCAGTGCCAACAACGGCACCGGGGGGTCGACTGACTACCccaacggcggcgccgcgggttCGAATGGATTGGCCGCTGGTGGCGGTGAACGTCAGGTTCACGACCTCCCGATGGACATTGATGGCCTCAGTGACCTTGAAGACATCGACATGTTCGACATCGACGAGTATCTAGCTATGCCTGAGTTTTGA
- the LOC100846578 gene encoding uncharacterized protein LOC100846578 gives MATSTALLLPLRLAPLLPPPRFSSTPRKLLLLAPLGRSGGTRRLRAAGDRAGPLSADQTAVYNGVYGPWSVDDADIREVLLYRSGLVTAAATFLVAASGAFLPGGNAAGDAIRQSADLLYAAGAAGLGLSLLLIHIYVTPIKRFLQALWAAGVVGSVGTYAVAARPLDEGLVQFVLDHPAALWFVGPTFAALTGLVFKEGLCYGKLEAGILTFVIPILLLGHLSGLMDDGAKLGLLGVWMALFTVFAARKFQQPIKDDIGDKSVFMFNALPEDEKKSLLQKLEAQPMEQTSD, from the exons ATGGCCACGAGcaccgccctcctcctcccgctgcGGCTCGCGCCACTGCTCCCTCCCCCTAGGTTCTCCTCGACGCCCCGGAAGCTTCTTCTCCTCGCGCCCCTCGGCCGCAGCGGCGGGACGCGGCGGCTCAGGGCGGCCGGCGACCGCGCGGGGCCTCTCTCCGCGGACCAGACCGCCGTCTACAACGGCGTCTACGGCCCCTGGTCCGTCGACGACGCTGACATCCGCGAG GTCCTGCTCTACAGGTCGGGGctggtgacggcggcggcgaccttcCTGGTGGCCGCCTCGGGGGCGTTCCTCCCGGGAGGGAACGCCGCGGGCGACGCCATCAGGCAGAGCGCCGACCTCCTCTACGCCGCGGGGGCCGCCGGGCTGGGGCTGTCGCTGTTGCTGATCCACATATACGTCACCCCGATCAAGCGGTTCCTGCAGGCGCTGTGGGCCGCCGGCGTGGTCGGGTCCGTCGGGACCTACGCCGTCGCCGCGCGGCCGCTCGACGAGGGCTTGGTCCAGTTCGTGCTGGACCACCCCGCCGCGCTCTGGTTCGTCGGGCCCACCTTCGCGGCGCTCACTGGCCTCGTCTTCAAAGAAG GTCTGTGCTACGGGAAACTGGAAGCTGGGATATTAACATTTGTTATCCCTATCCTTCTTCTTGGACACCTG TCTGGTTTAATGGATGATGGGGCAAAACTGGGCCTTTTAGGAGTGTGGATGGCACTATTCACCGTGTTTGCCGCGAGGAAATTTCAGCAGCCCATCAAG GATGACATTGGTGACAAATCTGTTTTCATGTTCAACGCCCTCCCTGAAGACGAAAAGAAATCTTTGTTGCAGAAGCTCGAGGCACAACCAATGGAGCAGACTTCGGATTAG
- the LOC100843844 gene encoding kinetochore protein Nuf2 has product MPSGYSFPTMSPAQIAEALTQYGISPLANLRPEDIAKPQPDLLSAVLSRFIASFVDSPGDDGEDAQLGFKELEALDNPEHHAEGIRALRLYNKSRAFLDSIQVKDFTLADLLHPHPNRVVQLLSALVNFLFYREDKLGLLQPIADQAAHYHERSMELKDKIAQLQKEIGDHELAEQMDEPIVQQLEAEVNGLQLNAQAYNKKQLALRAKAKTITEKREEILSKITQADFELTKHAQENAKLLSKVVQSPQKIQRALEEKKTARAQLKNSEKMAVQNVQEKTATLEIYNKAFEKLAKQFSKIQDLQEQVSAAKTVEKEVKALKAKLNDESASIMSLDAKIVEWQGKVLEAEERLKAKVKERNQIVADENQKLVALRSEIECKLQCLEPREREVEAKIEKASRVCAETDSKRTAGAAEQQKVRAKFDDILQAYKYYMDTMNPFLERLEDMGKKTPQRLAGKGSSDSGPSAVATKTTTRANATSKKLRVRIRT; this is encoded by the exons ATGCCTTCCGGCTACTCGTTCCCGACGATGTCCCCGGCGCAGATCGCGGAGGCTTTAACCCAGTACGGCATCTCCCCCCTCGCCAACCTCCGCCCCGAGGACATCGCCAAGCCCCAGCCCGACCTCCTCTCCGCCGTCCTCTCCCGCTTCATCGCCTCCTTCGTCGACTCCCCCGG ggacgacggcgaggacgcGCAGCTAGGGTTCAAGGAGCTGGAGGCGCTGGACAACCCGGAGCACCACGCGGAGGGCATCCGGGCGCTGCGGCTCTACAACAAGTCCCGCGCGTTCCTCGACTCCATCCAGGTCAAGGACTTCACgctcgccgacctcctccaccCGCACCCGAACCGCGTCGTCCAGCTCCTCAGCGCCCTCGTCAACTTCCTCTTCTACAGGGAGGACAAGCTCGGCCTCCTGCAGCCCATCGCCGACCAGGCCGCCCACTACCACGAGCGCAGCATGGAGCTCAAGGACAAGATCGCCCAG CTTCAGAAGGAGATTGGGGACCATGAGCTTGCCGAGCAGATGGATGAGCCCATAGTGCAGCAACTGGAAGCCGAGGTCAATGGCCTGCAGCTGAACGCTCAGGCTTACAACAAGAAGCAATTGGCGCTGCGAGCGAAAGCCAAAACCATCActgaaaagagagaggagatcCTCAGCAAG ATAACACAAGCTGATTTTGAGTTGACGAAACATGCCCAAGAAAATGCCAAGTTGCTGTCTAAAGTAGTTCAATCCCCACAAAAGATTCAG AGGGCcctggaagagaagaaaacagcTCGTGCCCAGTTGAAGAACTCTGAGAAAATGGCAGTGCAAAATGTTCAAGAGAAAACTGCCACTTTAGAGATATACAATAAG GCTTTTGAAAAACTGGCGAAGCAATTCTCTAAAATCCAGGACTTACAAGAACAA GTTAGTGCTGCTAAAACAGTTGAAAAGGAAGTTAAAGCACTCAAAGCTAAGCTTAATGATGAAAGTGCCTCAATTATGTCCCTTGATGCGAAGATTGTTGAATGGCAAGGAAAAG TACTTGAAGCGGAGGAGCGTCTCAAGGCAAAAGTTAAAGAAAGGAATCAAATAGTTGCAGACGAAAATCAGAAGCTGGTTGCTTTGAGGTCTGAAATTGAATGTAAACTGCAGTGCCTTGAACCTAGAGAAAGGGAAGTAGAGGCAAAGATCGAGAAG GCCTCTCGTGTATGTGCGGAAACTGATTCAAAAAGGACTGCTGGCGCAGCAGAACAACAGAAAGTGCGCGCAAAATTCGATGATATTTTGCAAGCG TATAAGTACTACATGGATACTATGAACCCTTTCCTGGAACGCCTTGAAGACATGGGCAAAAAGACTCCGCAGAG GCTGGCAGGGAAAGGTTCCTCTGATTCTGGACCATCTGcagttgcaacaaaaaccaCAACCAGAGCCAATGCAACAAGCAAGAAGTTGAGGGTTAGGATAAGGACATGA
- the LOC104581929 gene encoding NAC domain-containing protein 17, whose product MAAPGCTFEPSEQELTDICLHGKITGAGRDVGAIHVADVYSADPETLAKSFAPAPGTGRGDKEPEWYFFSPVHYASKKKNSGRRARIIGGDSNKKWHSEIGAVPVEGSAVGGHKVNLTYMVRSNASEKHERAGWILAEFGIAPEHGGGQLELCKLHRSPHFQETAAGSKKRKAAAADELYAADRRKNLCLRQEMPEELEEMETMEGGAAAVDLQEEPVLDDTARWMMYLETQRMYFSDDIQGTQQQQQVPILDDTWRLALEEIERQLLSDDETLGGAGQVIDPAEEDESGAGMEQQQGGGGGCDDEDDARMECTYEELFGIDGDVEDDYMAMASNAAAAAACEGQQLHVAAEGCIQVSRS is encoded by the coding sequence ATGGCCGCTCCAGGTTGCACCTTCGAGCCTTCGGAGCAGGAGCTCACGGACATCTGCCTCCACGGCAAGatcaccggcgccggccgcgacGTCGGCGCGATCCACGTCGCCGACGTGTACTCCGCCGATCCCGAGACTCTGGCGAAGTCCttcgcgcccgcgcccggcaCCGGCAGAGGCGACAAGGAGCCCGAGTGGTACTTCTTCAGCCCCGTGCACTAcgccagcaagaagaagaactccGGGAGGCGGGCGCGCATCATCGGCGGCGACAGCAACAAGAAGTGGCACTCGGAGATCGGGGCGGTGCCCGTGGAAGGGAGCGCTGTCGGAGGCCACAAGGTGAATCTCACGTACATGGTCAGGAGCAATGCGTCGGAGAAACACGAAAGGGCTGGGTGGATCTTGGCCGAGTTCGGGATCGCGCccgagcatggcggcggccaaCTCGAGCTCTGCAAGCTCCACCGCTCGCCCCACTTccaggagacggcggctggttccaagaagaggaaggccGCGGCCGCTGACGAGCTGTACGCGGCAGATCGACGCAAGAACCTGTGTCTGCGACAAGAAATGCCTGAGGAGCTTGAGGAGATGGAGACGATGGAAGGCGGAGCGGCAGCGGTGGATCTGCAAGAAGAGCCGGTCCTGGATGACACGGCTCGCTGGATGATGTATCTGGAGACGCAGCGCATGTACTTCTCCGACGACATCCAAggcacgcagcagcagcaacaggtGCCGATCCTCGACGACACGTGGCGCTTGGCGCTTGAGGAGATCGAGCGCCAGTTGCTGTCCGACGACGAGACGTTGGGCGGCGCCGGACAAGTGATAGATCCGGCCGAGGAAGATGAAAGCGGCGCTGgcatggagcagcagcagggaggaggaggaggatgcgaTGATGAGGACGACGCCCGGATGGAGTGCACGTACGAGGAGCTGTTCGGCATCGACGGCGACGTAGAAGATGACTACATGGCGATGGCATccaatgcggcggcggcggcggcgtgtgAGGGTCAGCAGTTGCacgtggcggcggagggctgCATCCAGGTCTCCAGGAGCTGA
- the LOC106866245 gene encoding uncharacterized protein LOC106866245, giving the protein MVLLCIKLPTLQQSCPVASLTTSFSLDELEGHPGLVAVSKELTPTIISEFERRTQQVMDVPDSVFQNGFMLEVEGAETELPIPVNSSSAAIKRKADADHPEAPQGRRQEMMDTGINDVELNKYYIPKRVMKGMTNIPCLHIGSRTGSEGSKTANLYKAIEPAQPETRAVCIICTASNRPGSFNTTV; this is encoded by the exons ATGGTCCTTCTCTGCATCAAGCTTCCTACTCTCCAGCAATCGTGTCCTGTTGCAAGCCTCACAACGAGCT TTTCATTGGACGAGTTGGAAGGACATCCTGGTCTAGTTGCTGTGAGCAAAGAGCTGACTCCCACAATAATTTCTGAATTTGAGAGAAGGACACAGCAG GTGATGGATGTCCCTGATAGTGTCTTCCAAAACGGCTTCATGTTAGAAGTCGAGGGAGCAGAGACTGAGCTGCCAATCCCAGTGAACTCGTCATCAGCGGCCATCAAGAGAAAGGCGGATGCCGATCACCCGGAGGCACCACAGGGCAGACGTCAGGAAATGATGGACACGGGCATCAACGACGTGGAATTGAACAAGTACTACATTCCTAAACGAGTCATGAAGGGAATGACGAACATACCTTGTCTCCACATTGGATCCAGAACAGGATCAGAGGGATCAAAAACCGCTAATTTGTATAAAGCCATCGAGCCAGCCCAACCAGAAACTAGAGCTGTGTGCATTATATGCACCGCAAGCAATCGACCCGGATCATTCAATACGACAGTATGA